The genomic region CTAATGATGGGTTCGGTACTGCAATGAAAGATGTTCTGTCGGTAGAAGGAAGTTGTTTGTCCGACTTTGGAAGGATGTTAGGGGACGGAACCgtgagaaggaggaaacGAGTATAGTTCTCTATTACCTCAAGTCAGATTCGCTATATCGCACAATTGAAGTTTATTGAGAGCGCGCACCATTGCCATATTGTGTACCCTCGTGCAATACCTCGAGATGATCAGGATACAGATCCAAAACGGCTTTTGAACATATAGCAGCGCCCTTGTCATCGACATTGCCTGTATTTTGAAGCAAAGATACTGCTGCTCCAGCTGTTGACGACCACTTCTCCAACTTGATGCCAGGTAATCTCTCAGCCAAGAACGAGGAGGACTGTCCCAATGCTTGTTCATGGCTCCGAACCCATTTGATTTCTTCCATTTTTGTGCCCTTTCTAACGACTAGGCAATGCCGTATGGGCAGCACAAAGTCCGCTACAATTTTCCGCTCAGGAAGTTTCGGGCTCTCGGATGTTGAAGGTTTAAGCACCGAGAGGAGGCAGTCGAGTGTTTCTAAGACGCCCCCTTGGAGAGTATTCTCTAGAGGAAGTACGATAAGAGGCGCAGAGTGATTATACACGTCTGTGGTTGATTAGCTCGAAGCTCTCTAGATTATGTCTGACAGTATAGCATACCGATGATCGTGGTACATGGCACAAGGTCTATAGGATCGCTATACCTAGTCGCAAATGCCCTCGCTGCCTATGTCTATAAGCCTTACGCCCGAGCACGACTCGTCGCCGCTGAACGCACCTGCTCGCCGTACGTGCCCCTTGGACCGAGGAAGGCCATCTCTACCCTTTTGGtctccctcatcctcttgGCAGGGGGTTCAGAGCTCATAGATGTGGTGTTCGTATTCGTAGGCGTTACCTTCTCTCTTATGCAGAATGTTATTTATGTATGCATGCATCGAACATTCTCACCCATTTCAGTGAATGTCGAACCAACCTAAGGATCAGCCGCGGGGCTCCAGTTGGTTCCGCCACATTCACAACAGACAAAACTCCGAAACACCGCACCAAAATCTCGAGACCTCGCCCTTCGCGCCGTCCGATTCCTTCATCCGTCAAGAATCcactttcctcttctctctaTCCAACAAACGTAGCAAAATGGGTAAGGTTCACGGTTCCCTCGCTCGTGCAGGTAAAGTCAAGTCTCAGGTGGGTACAGCTGTTTCCCAGGGCACTAGGAGAAGTAAATGCTGACAGAGAAAATAGACCCCCAAGGTTGAGCCccaggagaagaagaaggtcCCCAAGGGCCGAGCTCGTGAGTATGCTTTCAAGACTTGATGGCCACATGGAACAGCAAACGATGAGCGGGTAGAGGAATAGATGGATAGAAGAGGACGACGGATTAGATCGTTGAGGGATACGTCGATGAAGATTGGACGGCGGCAAACCGATGGACAGGCGCTGACGGTGTGCCCACCATGCAGAGAAGCGATTGCAATACACCCGACGATTCGTCAACGTTACTGTCGCTCCCGGTGGCAAGCGAAGGATGTGAGTACAGTTTCTTTTCCAGTATATTGGCTTTCTCTCGAAGACCTTTACCACCTTAACCCTATCCTTCCTCGGATGATATCGAAATCAAGCATAGTTCACTCTGATTACCCATGAACGACGCAATTTTCTTAATAGTCTTTCGCTCCTATCTGATCTTTTCCCCTTCTATCTATAACTTTATAATTGATAATTGAAGGATAGAGCTGACCACCAATGACTATAGGAACCAGCAGCCCGTCGGCAAGTCCGGTTAAGCAAATCGAGACTAGATTGGGATGGATGTATTTCATACTTCGTGATGGTGTCCTGCAGATTGTATCGGCTGTATTTGAGGCAAAAGGTACCTGCTTTACGCGATAAATGGGAGAAACGACAGTGCATCGTGTTACTAACTATTCATCAATATTGTCAAGTTATTGCAATGTCGGGACACACCAGATTGTACACGCATTCGCAGTTGTCCTCGTGTAGATACAGGAGTTGGCACACTCAACATCGACATGGCCCATGTTCACAGTTCCCTTTAATCGTCATCTGTCATCGGCCTTGTAATGGGATCTTCAGTGGTGTCTTGCCTATGGGATAACTTCAGTCATCCAGTCATATTGCAAAGAGATCCTTCAAGATGCGGAGTTTAAAATGTCCACCCTTTGAAGCTAAACtcatttttcagtccaGTCCACAAATTCACCGCTTGCGTATCTCCAATAAGCATGCACGATGCGTTTTATTCCTGAGCGATAGATCTTTACTATTCCCGGCCGCCGCGGGTGGTGCAAGTCGCTCGGCATGTCATTATCAAAATGGCTGA from Cryptococcus decagattii chromosome 3, complete sequence harbors:
- a CDS encoding 40S ribosomal protein S30 → MGKVHGSLARAGKVKSQTPKVEPQEKKKVPKGRAQKRLQYTRRFVNVTVAPGGKRRMNQQPVGKSG